A region of the Vidua macroura isolate BioBank_ID:100142 chromosome 16, ASM2450914v1, whole genome shotgun sequence genome:
TACACAGTTTTTTGTATGTCTGGTGTTACagacatttttgcttttattttaacagaataATGAAGAGCAGAAATAAGTAGTGAAGCTGAAGGAGGCAAAAAAAGGGATATAACCTTTTCCATGAGGTTTCTTTAACAAGAATAGATCAGAACAGCATTGACTATTTCATGTGGAAGGCACCTACAATGACATCTAGCCCAACTGCCTGACCAACTCGGAGCTGACCAGGTTAAAACATTATTCAGGGGATTGTCCAAATGGCTtttaaacactgacaggctCAGAGCATCAACAACCtcaagcctgttccagtgtctgacCACACTCTTGGTGAAGAGGTTGTTTTCTCATGTCCAGTCTCAACCTCACCCAGCACAGCTTCGAACCACCCAGCTTGTCTAGGTTTTATTTACACCCATAGTCGTGTGTCTGTCGGAAGGATGAGTTTGCTTGATTTCACCTGCTGTTTGGAAGTGTGAATCATCCCACAGAAGGATGTTAGCAGTGAcaagcaggaaagcagcaaacTAGTGAAAGTCTTTTCTTGAAGTTTAGATCAGTTagttaaaattgtttaaaaatagaatgGAACAAAGTAAACATAGCACTTCCCATTtccaaataaaacacaaaataagcTTGGGGGTGGAGGTGGTCAGCATTTGCAGATATCaaagcagagaaagcaaagtATCTCCCAAAAAAGGGAAGGCTATTGCTCAAGAGAAAGAACTCCACAAGGACAAGTCATGGATAAAATCAGGACCTTGTATTGCTATAGCTTTTCTAGTTAAATCTAGCAAGTAATATGTGATAGCTTCAACCCTGATGGAAAGCCTCATAATCTTGTAGCTCTGTAACTTTCTGTTTTAATGTTTGACTAGATGATGCTTTGCAAAACAcatttgcttctgctttctcGCTAGCTTTGTGAAATGGTCGATAAAAACCTCATTTTGttgaagcaaaacaaattaaactTTATCAAGGGAAGGTGCTGGCAGGCACACTTGGGAGTGGGCAACTAAAGTCCATTATGGGGCTGGCATAGATGGGAGAGGATGGGGGTGGGAAAACAGacctgaaaaggaaaacaaactcaCTGGAACAGAAACCCAAAAAGGTTATCAATGGCTGCATATTTAATCTTGCAACCCTTAAATCAACAGAGCTTTATCAAACTTTCCATAAACATGCAGAAGCAATCCATATCCTGTAGGATACAAAACAACAGATCGCCAAACCACTCACGGTTAGTTAAACTTTTATGTCCACAGAGCAGACGAGCGCACATACTTTTCTGATGAGCCCCtctttcctcattttaaaattaatcttatcACTATTCAAACACTGCTTAACTGCTGTGATTCATCAACTCCTTGGCAACTTGCACAGCCCCACCTACTACATTTCCCCCTTATCCTTGCTGCCTCTGCGCTTCGCATCCGCTCTCACCTCACCTCATCCTTGCCCAGCAGCACCTTCGTGGTGAGCGAGGGCCTGCCCACGTTGTCGCCGATGGTGTTGGGGTCCACGTAGACGATGGTCCCCATCTTGCCGTACTGTGTGACCACCACGAGGACCGAGTTGGAGAAGGCCGTGCACACCACCTCCGTCGGCACCCCGTGCACCACCTCCTCCCGCTGCTTGGACGTCACGATGGGACTCGCTTCCATCGCTTCCGAAAAAGAACAAAACGACAACAGTACGACAACATTCGATTAAAAACATGCGCTACGGGCTACAAAAAGACCGAATCCTTCCCATAATTTGAAATACCCACGGTTAAGTTAATTTCAGTGCAAACCCGCACCTCTGACTGGGAGGGATCTCGCAGCCCCGCAGCGATGGCATCACTGCCCCCGCATGGCCCCGCTGCCTCTGACAGGGGCCCCGCTAACGCCGGTAGCTGGTACCGAGGCGGAAACCTCGAGCCCTGCTTTCCACCCCGGCTCCACCAGGCTTTTCCTGAGAGAGACAGGGAGACAGGGAGACAGGGAGATAGGCAGACAGCCACCCCCCATCCCGCCAGGCCGCGGCCCTCACCGCCCCTACCCTTGCCAGCCCCGCCGCGCCGTCGCTCTCCGCCCAGGCCCGCCCCGCCGTGGCGGAAGCGGcgcctttcttttcctttcccttcccatccctccctctctccctcccgCAGCCGGCGGGGGGCGATGGCGCAGGGCAGCCGCTGCCCTCACGGCCtgttccctccccttccctcagcGCCGCCGCCATTACCCGCTGCGCTCGCGCGCGGCAAGGCGCCATGTCCGCCCCCCCGCGTTCTCCTCACGGTTCTCCGCCGGCCTCGGGCAGAGCTGCCGCACTAGATCCCTTCTCCCGGGGATGAACCTCTCCTCCCGGGGATGAATCCCCTTCTCCGGGGATGAACCCCTTCCCCCGGTCCGGCCTCCACACCCGGTTTCTCCCCGTTTCACGCCGGGAGTTGGGGAGAAGTCACAGGGCAGGACCCCCCTGCGCCATGAGGGGGTGGTGTGTGAGGGGACGGGTGACCCTGGGGACCTAGAAGGGCTGTGAATATTGCTTTTCCCTCCGTTTCTCCATGGGACACGGTCGCTCCCAGGTGACCCTGGGGATCTAGAAGGGCTGTGAATATTGCTTTTCCCTCCGTTTCCCCATGGGATGCGCTTGCTCCCAGTACTGGGTTTTGTTAGGCCACACTGTAAGATCCTGCATGTGCTTTCCCATCTTAATAAAAGTAGCTTGTAAAGGGGGCTTGTGTAAAGGAGGCAACTTTTTACATAGGCAGAGAGAGATAGAACAAGGTGAATGCTTTTAAACttaaagggaagaaatgagTATTGGCTATTAGGACTTAGACTTCCCGAtaagggtgctgaggccctggcacaggttgcccagagcagctgtggttgccccatccctggaagtgtgcaaggtcaggttggacagggattggagcaacctgggataatggaaggtgtcaTCCACGACAGGGTGAAACaagatgatatttaaggtcctttccaacccaaaccattctgtgattctatgaaaacaaGGCTGGTTTTGGTCATGGAAGTGGCCTTGCCATTAGCTGAGCGAGCATTGGCAGATGTCCGATGGAGCTGTACTGGGGGATAAAATAAAGACATGTGTGTGAGGAGAGTGAAACCAAATGTGTCTGTCCCAGGTGCAAACATTAGTTTCTATTAGTTATACC
Encoded here:
- the PSMG3 gene encoding proteasome assembly chaperone 3, with the protein product MEASPIVTSKQREEVVHGVPTEVVCTAFSNSVLVVVTQYGKMGTIVYVDPNTIGDNVGRPSLTTKVLLGKDEPLVHVCAKNLVAFVSQEAGNKPVLLAMALKDKTMEGIQALREVIRSCQVW